The following coding sequences are from one Haploplasma axanthum window:
- the tyrS gene encoding tyrosine--tRNA ligase, translating to MSLYEELKWRDLIKDVSNEEQAKKLLDNEKVRFYCGFDPTGESLTVGHLVQVVRMKLLADHGHTPVVLIGGATGLIGDPRSTSERQLLTLEQSLKNAELIKKQISSFLDPKKTIYVNNNDWIKEIDMITFLRDYGKNFNLNYMLSKETVQSRLATGISYTEFSYMLIQAIDFLHLFEKENVKIQFGGSDQWGNITTGLELIRKTHGDTDAVGLSSPLLLKADGTKFGKSESGALWIDSELTTPYEIYQYFLNTSDDDISRYLRTLTLLSKEEILELERQAKEEPEKRVAQKRLAEEVVLFMHGKDALHESQLVTDSLFTGEFLKLPEHAFKTLEKTLDSSVIENEIDIVEALKKVGLASSNREVREFLSNGAVSVNGEKITDPEFKINKDNSLFNKYAILKRGKKKNGLIVIK from the coding sequence ATGAGTTTATATGAAGAACTTAAATGGCGTGATTTAATAAAAGATGTTAGCAATGAAGAACAGGCAAAAAAGCTATTGGATAATGAGAAAGTTAGATTTTATTGTGGATTTGATCCAACAGGAGAATCATTAACTGTCGGGCATTTAGTTCAAGTAGTAAGAATGAAATTACTTGCTGATCATGGACATACACCAGTAGTTCTAATTGGTGGAGCAACGGGCTTAATAGGTGATCCAAGATCAACCTCAGAACGACAATTATTAACACTTGAACAATCACTTAAAAATGCTGAATTAATAAAAAAACAAATTAGTAGTTTTTTAGATCCAAAGAAAACAATTTATGTAAATAATAATGATTGGATTAAAGAAATTGATATGATTACTTTTTTACGTGATTATGGTAAAAACTTTAATCTAAACTATATGCTATCGAAAGAAACTGTTCAATCAAGATTAGCAACAGGAATTTCATATACTGAATTTTCATATATGTTAATCCAAGCAATTGACTTTTTACATTTGTTTGAAAAAGAAAATGTTAAAATTCAATTTGGTGGTTCAGACCAATGGGGAAATATCACAACAGGTTTAGAATTAATTAGAAAAACTCATGGTGATACTGATGCTGTTGGTTTATCATCACCATTACTTTTAAAAGCAGATGGTACAAAATTTGGTAAGAGTGAAAGTGGTGCATTATGGATTGATAGTGAACTTACTACCCCATACGAAATATATCAATATTTCTTAAATACATCTGATGATGATATTTCAAGATATTTAAGAACTTTAACTTTATTATCAAAAGAAGAAATTTTAGAACTTGAAAGACAAGCAAAAGAAGAGCCAGAAAAAAGAGTTGCTCAAAAAAGACTTGCCGAAGAAGTAGTTTTATTTATGCACGGAAAAGATGCACTTCATGAATCTCAATTAGTAACTGATTCATTATTTACTGGTGAATTCTTAAAACTTCCTGAACATGCTTTTAAAACATTAGAAAAAACATTAGACTCAAGTGTTATTGAAAATGAAATTGATATTGTTGAAGCACTTAAAAAAGTTGGGCTTGCCTCATCAAATCGTGAAGTTAGAGAGTTTTTATCAAATGGTGCAGTAAGTGTTAATGGTGAGAAAATTACTGATCCAGAATTTAAAATAAATAAAGATAATAGTTTATTTAATAAGTATGCAATCTTAAAAAGAGGTAAGAAGAAAAACGGTCTTATCGTTATTAAGTAA
- the trmD gene encoding tRNA (guanosine(37)-N1)-methyltransferase TrmD, translating to MIIDIITIFPNFFNQFLETSIIKRARENQKVEINIHDLREYSESKHNQVDDTPYGGGVGMVMMFPPFYRAIKSLKKENTKVIFLTPQGKVFNQNDAVLLSDFKHLILLCGHYEGLDARVLELVDMEISIGDYVLTGGEIPAMIVVDAVTRLLPGVIMEESHQTDSLSNDRLKYPQYTKPEEFEGYKVPDVLLSGHHKNIDEYRKLMSLKTTIDKRPDLIEKTPLTKEELKILNKGIK from the coding sequence ATGATTATTGATATTATTACAATTTTTCCAAACTTTTTTAATCAGTTTTTAGAAACATCAATTATTAAAAGAGCTAGAGAAAATCAAAAAGTAGAAATAAATATTCATGACTTAAGAGAATATAGTGAATCGAAGCATAACCAAGTTGATGATACCCCATATGGTGGTGGAGTTGGTATGGTAATGATGTTTCCACCATTCTATCGAGCAATTAAAAGTTTAAAAAAAGAAAATACAAAAGTTATATTTTTAACACCACAAGGAAAAGTATTTAATCAAAATGATGCAGTTTTATTATCAGATTTTAAACATTTGATTTTATTATGTGGACATTATGAAGGATTAGATGCTAGAGTATTAGAACTAGTCGATATGGAAATTTCAATTGGAGATTATGTTTTAACTGGTGGTGAAATACCAGCAATGATTGTTGTTGATGCAGTAACAAGACTATTGCCTGGGGTTATTATGGAAGAATCACATCAAACTGATTCATTAAGTAATGATAGATTAAAATATCCTCAATATACTAAACCAGAAGAGTTTGAAGGATATAAAGTTCCTGATGTGTTGTTATCAGGTCATCATAAAAACATTGATGAATATCGTAAACTAATGAGTTTAAAAACAACAATTGATAAAAGACCAGATTTAATTGAAAAAACTCCTTTAACAAAAGAAGAGTTAAAAATATTAAATAAAGGAATTAAATAA
- the rhuM gene encoding RhuM family protein, protein MNVKKDIIIFKDDTLEIEVNISPSEDTVWLTQEQISTLFNKNKSTISRHIKNIFDSGELNKNESVVKNATELSITDYRTGEIQNAKREIEYYNLDVIISVGYRVNSIRGIAFRKWANNILKEYMYKGFVVDQERLISNDKNYKSFATTVKLISDLVDRKKLSADESIGLLKVISKYAYAMDTLDKYDHQTLTITNITNDDKHIKLEYEEAIKEIKKMQDYGKS, encoded by the coding sequence ATGAATGTAAAAAAAGATATTATAATTTTTAAAGATGATACATTAGAAATAGAAGTCAATATAAGTCCAAGCGAGGATACCGTTTGGTTGACACAAGAACAAATATCTACATTATTTAATAAAAATAAATCGACAATTTCAAGGCACATTAAAAATATTTTTGATTCTGGGGAATTGAATAAAAATGAGTCAGTTGTAAAAAATGCAACCGAGTTAAGTATTACTGATTATAGAACAGGTGAAATCCAAAATGCTAAAAGAGAAATAGAATATTATAATCTTGATGTTATTATATCAGTTGGATATAGAGTCAATTCAATAAGAGGCATTGCATTTAGAAAATGGGCTAACAATATTTTAAAAGAATATATGTATAAAGGATTTGTCGTTGATCAAGAAAGATTAATCTCAAATGATAAGAATTATAAGTCTTTTGCAACTACTGTTAAGCTTATATCTGATTTGGTAGATAGAAAAAAACTATCAGCAGATGAATCAATAGGTTTGTTAAAAGTTATTTCAAAATATGCTTATGCCATGGATACATTAGATAAGTATGATCATCAAACACTAACAATTACAAATATTACGAACGATGATAAGCATATTAAACTTGAATATGAAGAAGCTATAAAAGAAATTAAGAAGATGCAAGATTACGGAAAGAGTTAG
- a CDS encoding GH36-type glycosyl hydrolase domain-containing protein, whose translation MIKFNTQISVDRISTDKLNFEILKSGDIYQIYQNDTLINLLKGNLLDGSVSNIYLRRENEGKYEFEKLLGVNSNSEYEIKGNSVIYSGVALDVKYQVTLSIVENRWYYDVLLDKVASSHNYELFYGQDVSVASRGMVQSSEAYTGQYVDYKVFIRDNKHTVLSRQNQGTPNLVQIGSFNETNSFSTDGFQFFGLSYKETNIPESLLKEELENRNYQYEFPYVVIQTKKFKLDSKKNFIFYGLFVENYKEIREEEFEINPSPIVNHEFTKLENAKKITHKIDFGNTIVGLDIQGEELKSKFKNIRNLEEENGKVLSFFADNYKHVITKEKELLVERPHGHILIHGDILNASENVFASTGFISGIFSSHIVLGNTNFHKLSGDVRNMLNVQKIAGLRIYIEVDNKYSLLTLPSYFEINANSLKWVYKLDNDTFEITYDALINDLQQSLEFKSLKGIKYNVLITEPIIMGEVENGRGIDFEVNSKKEITFTAKKNQMVMDRYPDLKYKYISANDVEILDDQEIFGDDASYGMLLLKYRNVSSFKLHLLGTLEKDFKNLKEYDKLKEEELANNFYHSIIPLKIEGNVSNRINAFNDLSFWYVHNALVHYSSPHGLEQFNGAAWGTRDVCQGPFELFITAQKYDLAKRILLKTFERQFIESGDYPQWFMFDKYYYIQAHESHGDIIVWPLKALATYLEVTGDRSILSEKVSYMSLQTNDFTKEKYSIVEHVNKSLDRIRSTEIEGIPLPAYGGGDWDDTLQPANQELTKIMVSTWTVSLLHQAFSKLLEELPSDEKELIDRIKKHDKDLTDNYYKYLIKNEIPTGFTIFDKDEVKALIHPTDNTTGLKYRLLAINRGIISELYDKDKIDFYVDLIDKNLKHPDGVRLMNDAVTYKGGKQTYFMRAETASNFGREVGLQYVHAHIRYIEAMAKIGKNDYVLDALSVINPINIRQNVKNALYRQSNAYFSSSDGYFYDRYEAKKNFDKLRTGEVQVKAGWRVYSSGPGIYLNQLITNALGIKVHNNDLLIDPAVSKEFDNVTVNYKYLGKDLKVKYHHSDKNSVLVNGKEVSTFVNNKYKENGYLIDKQELSNATSITVDVFFK comes from the coding sequence ATGATTAAGTTTAATACACAAATTAGTGTAGATAGAATATCAACAGATAAGTTAAATTTTGAAATCTTAAAAAGTGGTGATATTTACCAAATCTATCAAAATGATACTTTGATAAATCTTTTAAAAGGTAACTTATTAGATGGTAGTGTTTCAAACATCTATTTAAGAAGAGAAAATGAAGGAAAGTATGAATTTGAAAAGTTATTAGGAGTTAACTCTAATAGTGAATATGAAATTAAAGGAAATAGTGTTATCTATAGTGGGGTTGCTCTAGATGTTAAATATCAAGTAACATTATCTATTGTAGAAAACAGATGGTATTATGATGTATTACTTGATAAAGTAGCAAGTAGTCATAATTATGAATTATTCTATGGTCAAGACGTATCTGTTGCATCACGTGGAATGGTTCAAAGTAGTGAAGCTTATACAGGACAATATGTTGATTATAAAGTTTTTATTCGTGATAACAAACATACTGTTTTATCACGTCAAAATCAAGGTACTCCAAATTTAGTACAAATTGGTAGTTTTAACGAAACAAATAGTTTCTCAACAGATGGATTCCAATTTTTTGGTTTATCATATAAAGAAACAAATATTCCTGAATCATTGTTAAAAGAAGAATTAGAAAATAGAAATTATCAATATGAGTTTCCATATGTAGTAATTCAAACTAAAAAATTTAAGCTTGATTCTAAAAAGAATTTTATCTTTTATGGATTATTTGTTGAGAATTATAAAGAAATTAGAGAAGAAGAATTTGAAATTAATCCTAGCCCAATTGTAAATCATGAGTTTACTAAATTAGAAAATGCTAAAAAGATTACTCATAAAATAGATTTTGGAAATACAATTGTTGGACTTGATATTCAAGGTGAAGAATTAAAGTCTAAATTTAAGAATATTAGAAATTTAGAAGAAGAAAATGGTAAAGTATTATCATTCTTTGCAGATAACTATAAGCATGTTATTACAAAAGAAAAAGAATTATTAGTTGAACGTCCACATGGACATATATTGATTCATGGTGATATCTTAAATGCTAGTGAAAATGTTTTTGCATCAACAGGATTTATATCAGGTATTTTCTCATCACATATAGTACTTGGAAATACGAATTTCCACAAACTATCAGGTGATGTTAGAAACATGCTTAATGTTCAAAAGATTGCTGGATTAAGAATTTATATTGAAGTAGATAATAAATATAGTCTACTTACATTACCATCATATTTTGAAATAAATGCAAATTCACTAAAATGGGTTTATAAATTAGATAATGATACTTTTGAAATTACTTATGACGCTTTAATTAATGACTTACAACAAAGTTTAGAATTTAAATCATTAAAAGGAATAAAGTATAATGTTTTAATTACTGAACCAATTATCATGGGTGAAGTTGAAAATGGAAGAGGAATTGATTTTGAAGTAAATAGTAAAAAGGAAATAACATTTACTGCAAAGAAAAATCAAATGGTTATGGATAGATATCCTGATTTAAAATATAAGTATATAAGTGCTAATGATGTTGAAATATTAGATGATCAAGAAATATTTGGCGATGATGCATCTTATGGTATGTTGTTACTTAAATATAGAAACGTTTCTAGTTTTAAATTACATTTACTTGGAACATTGGAAAAAGATTTTAAAAATCTAAAAGAATATGATAAATTAAAAGAAGAAGAATTAGCAAATAATTTCTACCATAGTATTATTCCATTAAAGATTGAAGGAAATGTAAGTAATAGAATAAATGCATTTAATGATTTATCATTTTGGTATGTACATAATGCACTTGTTCATTACTCTTCACCACATGGATTGGAACAATTCAATGGTGCAGCTTGGGGAACAAGAGATGTTTGTCAAGGACCATTTGAACTATTTATTACAGCACAAAAATATGATTTAGCTAAGAGAATTTTACTTAAAACATTCGAAAGACAATTCATTGAAAGTGGAGATTATCCACAATGGTTTATGTTTGATAAATACTATTATATTCAAGCACATGAATCACATGGTGATATTATAGTTTGGCCACTTAAAGCACTTGCAACTTATCTTGAAGTTACAGGAGATAGAAGTATTTTAAGCGAAAAAGTTTCATATATGTCACTTCAAACTAATGATTTTACAAAAGAAAAATATTCAATTGTTGAACATGTTAATAAGTCACTTGATAGAATTAGAAGTACTGAAATTGAAGGTATTCCACTTCCTGCATATGGTGGAGGAGACTGGGATGATACGTTACAACCGGCAAATCAAGAATTAACTAAGATTATGGTATCAACTTGGACAGTATCTCTATTACATCAAGCATTTAGTAAGTTACTAGAAGAATTACCAAGTGATGAAAAAGAATTAATCGATAGAATTAAAAAACATGATAAAGATTTAACTGATAACTATTATAAATATTTAATTAAGAATGAAATTCCAACAGGATTTACAATCTTTGATAAAGATGAAGTTAAAGCTTTAATTCATCCAACTGATAATACAACAGGACTTAAATATAGATTGCTAGCAATTAATAGAGGAATTATTAGTGAATTATATGATAAAGATAAAATTGATTTTTATGTTGATTTAATTGATAAGAATTTAAAACATCCTGATGGTGTTAGATTAATGAATGATGCTGTAACTTATAAAGGTGGTAAGCAAACGTACTTTATGAGAGCAGAAACTGCTTCAAATTTTGGTAGAGAAGTAGGTCTTCAATATGTACATGCTCATATAAGATATATAGAAGCAATGGCAAAGATTGGTAAGAATGATTATGTCTTAGATGCATTATCAGTTATTAATCCTATCAATATTAGACAAAATGTTAAAAATGCTTTATATAGACAAAGTAATGCATATTTCAGTAGTTCTGATGGATACTTCTATGATCGTTATGAAGCTAAGAAAAATTTTGATAAGTTAAGAACTGGTGAAGTTCAAGTTAAAGCGGGTTGGAGAGTATATTCAAGTGGACCTGGTATTTACTTAAATCAGTTAATAACAAATGCTCTTGGTATTAAAGTACATAATAATGATTTATTAATTGATCCAGCTGTTTCAAAAGAGTTTGATAATGTAACAGTCAATTATAAATATTTAGGTAAAGATTTAAAAGTTAAATATCATCATTCTGATAAAAATAGTGTATTAGTAAACGGAAAAGAAGTTAGTACATTTGTTAATAACAAGTATAAAGAAAATGGATATTTGATTGATAAACAAGAGTTAAGTAATGCAACAAGTATTACTGTTGATGTGTTTTTCAAATAA
- the rpsP gene encoding 30S ribosomal protein S16, producing the protein MAVKIRLQRFGSNKKPFYRVVASDSKAPRDGKFLEIIGTYDPLIDKVSIDAAKVTKWLDNGAKPTDTVKSLFRKYNVLNK; encoded by the coding sequence ATGGCAGTTAAAATAAGATTACAACGTTTCGGTTCAAACAAAAAACCTTTTTACCGTGTTGTAGCAAGTGATTCAAAAGCACCAAGAGACGGGAAGTTCTTAGAAATTATCGGTACTTATGACCCATTAATTGACAAAGTTTCAATTGATGCAGCAAAAGTAACAAAATGGTTAGATAACGGAGCTAAACCAACTGATACTGTAAAGAGCTTATTTAGAAAATATAACGTTTTAAATAAATAA
- a CDS encoding LacI family DNA-binding transcriptional regulator — protein MSSNATIYDVAGAAGVSLATVSRVLNNPEKVKKETRDRVLKVIEELGYRPNVIARGLASRRTTTVGAIVSDMTRASIAEMLAGISDIAAKYKYSIKLFTIGADKDLTDALQDIVAEQVDGVLYLNDELMEEDVKKVKDIFNYNNIPFVFSNVFSHDPTVPAVSIDYEKAGYEITKLMIDDTHKNIYMLTTARRYSVNELKEKGYSKAMEEAGLEPHIFRTSGDTKINRPHFETFFHDKVVDGAIGVRDSIAVSFMNSAIEHGKKVPVDLYVAGFQNTKYAELSRPRMTSIDVPVYDIGATSMRLLTKMMQKEKVDEIKLVLPHRIIERETTKNR, from the coding sequence ATGAGTAGTAATGCAACAATTTATGATGTTGCCGGAGCAGCTGGCGTTAGTTTAGCTACTGTTTCACGTGTATTGAACAATCCAGAAAAAGTAAAAAAAGAAACCAGAGATCGAGTATTAAAGGTCATCGAAGAATTAGGATATCGTCCTAACGTAATCGCTAGAGGACTTGCTAGTCGTAGAACAACAACAGTTGGAGCTATTGTGTCTGATATGACAAGAGCGTCAATTGCTGAAATGCTTGCAGGTATTAGTGATATTGCCGCTAAATATAAATACTCAATTAAACTTTTTACAATTGGAGCAGATAAAGATTTAACAGATGCATTACAAGATATTGTTGCTGAACAAGTTGATGGTGTATTGTATCTAAATGATGAATTAATGGAAGAAGATGTTAAGAAAGTAAAAGATATCTTTAACTACAACAACATACCATTTGTTTTTTCAAATGTTTTTTCACATGATCCCACTGTACCAGCTGTAAGTATTGATTATGAAAAAGCTGGATATGAAATTACAAAATTAATGATTGATGATACACATAAAAATATATATATGTTAACAACAGCAAGAAGATATTCTGTTAACGAATTAAAAGAAAAAGGATATTCAAAAGCAATGGAAGAAGCTGGACTTGAACCACATATCTTTAGAACTAGTGGAGATACAAAAATTAATCGTCCACACTTTGAAACATTCTTCCACGATAAAGTTGTTGATGGAGCAATTGGGGTAAGAGACTCTATTGCTGTATCATTCATGAATAGTGCGATTGAACATGGTAAAAAAGTACCAGTTGATTTATATGTTGCTGGATTCCAAAATACTAAATATGCAGAATTATCAAGACCAAGAATGACATCAATTGATGTTCCAGTTTATGATATTGGAGCTACTTCAATGCGTTTACTTACTAAGATGATGCAAAAAGAAAAAGTTGATGAAATTAAATTAGTTTTACCACATCGAATTATCGAGCGTGAAACAACAAAAAATAGATAG
- a CDS encoding KH domain-containing protein, giving the protein MAVNFENLLKSIIKPLVTNPDDVVVKILSEDSETVSISVIVHSDDLGRVIGKGGRIASAIRTIVYAGAAKENKRVQIDIDSY; this is encoded by the coding sequence GTGGCAGTTAATTTTGAAAATCTTCTCAAAAGTATTATTAAGCCATTGGTAACTAACCCTGACGATGTTGTTGTTAAAATATTATCAGAAGATAGTGAAACTGTTTCAATATCAGTAATAGTTCATAGTGATGACTTAGGTCGAGTAATTGGAAAAGGTGGAAGAATTGCTTCTGCTATTAGAACAATTGTTTATGCAGGCGCTGCTAAAGAAAATAAACGCGTGCAAATAGACATAGACTCATATTAA
- the rimM gene encoding ribosome maturation factor RimM (Essential for efficient processing of 16S rRNA) encodes MFEIGKIATTHGIKGEVKINSLSDFERFKKNDKVFIMYNNERIDLTVEQSRGHKNVLIVKFKEYNNINEVLDFKGQLVYSETRGKLGKNEFYHETLIGLEVFTDKDEYLGPVNDVVELPHGHLLEITSNEKKLLIPFVKEFIVSISDDKIIIKPIEGLI; translated from the coding sequence ATGTTTGAAATAGGGAAAATTGCAACAACCCATGGAATTAAGGGAGAAGTTAAAATTAATAGTTTAAGTGACTTTGAACGTTTTAAAAAGAATGATAAAGTCTTTATTATGTACAATAATGAAAGAATTGATCTAACTGTTGAACAATCAAGAGGTCATAAAAATGTGTTAATTGTTAAGTTTAAAGAATATAACAACATTAATGAAGTCCTTGATTTTAAAGGACAGCTAGTTTATAGTGAAACACGTGGAAAACTAGGAAAGAATGAGTTTTATCACGAAACATTAATTGGATTAGAAGTATTCACTGATAAAGATGAATATTTAGGACCTGTTAATGATGTTGTTGAGCTTCCACATGGACATTTGTTGGAAATTACTTCTAATGAAAAAAAACTTTTAATTCCTTTTGTTAAAGAATTTATTGTTTCTATAAGTGATGATAAAATAATCATTAAACCAATTGAGGGATTAATATGA
- a CDS encoding type II toxin-antitoxin system death-on-curing family toxin — translation MYQSAFGTDIYPSIEEKAASLLYFIVKDHAFYDGNKRIAASIFLWFLDIYGILYKNEYTRIIEDNALVAIVLMIALSNPNERDMIIKIVVNLINQNN, via the coding sequence ATTTATCAATCAGCGTTTGGTACAGATATTTACCCATCAATAGAAGAGAAAGCAGCAAGTCTTTTGTATTTTATTGTTAAAGACCATGCTTTTTATGATGGAAATAAAAGAATTGCAGCGTCTATTTTTTTGTGGTTTTTAGATATCTATGGGATATTATATAAAAATGAGTATACAAGAATAATTGAGGATAATGCTTTAGTAGCAATTGTTTTAATGATTGCACTATCAAATCCTAATGAAAGGGATATGATTATTAAGATTGTTGTTAATCTAATTAATCAAAATAATTAA
- a CDS encoding diacylglycerol/lipid kinase family protein, with amino-acid sequence MDIILYNPLSRNGKNIKLVNKLKKKLNKKGRIVDTINLLEITDIELFVTTNQNIDRFIIIGGDGTLNRLVNGIRGIDIKPGIFLYKAGTGNDFIRSLPGRKKGLIDVKDYLKKLPKVSFNNREMLFLNGVGLGLDGLVCHKVNNSKYKKNKFNYFRHALEAFREFVPRVSKVFIDGLEIQVDKTWFVSVMNSKYFGGGMKIAPKASRLNDTLEVVIIKKVPKFILLTIFPTIYLGWHTKLKKYVNIYKGKEVKVVFDQGVIMQIDGDDFTDIKEITAIK; translated from the coding sequence ATGGATATAATTTTATATAATCCGTTATCAAGAAACGGTAAAAATATTAAGCTTGTTAACAAACTTAAAAAGAAACTAAATAAAAAAGGTAGAATTGTTGATACCATAAATTTACTTGAAATTACGGATATTGAATTATTTGTAACAACAAATCAAAATATTGACAGATTTATCATTATTGGTGGAGATGGTACTCTAAATCGACTAGTTAATGGAATAAGGGGAATTGATATAAAGCCTGGAATATTCTTATATAAAGCTGGAACAGGAAATGACTTTATTAGAAGCTTGCCTGGAAGAAAAAAAGGATTGATTGATGTTAAAGATTATTTAAAGAAACTTCCTAAAGTTTCATTTAATAATCGAGAAATGTTATTCTTAAATGGTGTTGGGCTTGGACTTGATGGACTTGTCTGTCATAAAGTTAATAATTCTAAATATAAAAAGAACAAATTTAATTATTTTAGACATGCATTAGAAGCATTTAGAGAGTTTGTTCCACGTGTGAGTAAAGTTTTTATTGATGGATTAGAAATTCAAGTTGATAAAACATGGTTTGTTTCAGTGATGAATTCTAAATACTTTGGAGGAGGAATGAAGATTGCTCCAAAAGCCTCTAGATTAAATGATACTCTTGAAGTTGTTATTATAAAGAAGGTTCCTAAGTTTATTTTATTAACAATTTTCCCAACAATTTATTTAGGATGGCATACTAAGTTAAAAAAATATGTAAATATCTATAAAGGTAAAGAAGTAAAAGTTGTTTTTGATCAAGGTGTTATTATGCAAATTGATGGTGATGATTTTACTGATATTAAAGAGATAACGGCTATAAAATAG
- the rplS gene encoding 50S ribosomal protein L19, with protein MSKLKGNDLLNKVTESYLKEVPAFQAGDNVQVNVKIKEGNRERIQMFEGLVIKRQGGGISETFTVRKVSYGVGVERTFPVHAPIIESIVVTRRGKVRRAKLNYIRTLSAKASRIKEKR; from the coding sequence ATGTCAAAGTTAAAAGGAAATGACTTACTTAATAAAGTAACAGAATCTTATTTAAAAGAAGTTCCTGCATTTCAAGCTGGGGACAATGTCCAAGTAAATGTTAAAATTAAAGAAGGAAATAGAGAAAGAATCCAAATGTTTGAAGGTTTAGTAATTAAACGTCAAGGTGGAGGAATTTCTGAAACATTTACAGTGCGTAAAGTATCATATGGTGTTGGGGTAGAAAGAACTTTCCCAGTACATGCACCAATTATTGAAAGTATTGTTGTAACAAGACGTGGTAAAGTAAGAAGAGCTAAATTAAACTATATTAGAACTCTTTCAGCTAAAGCTTCACGTATTAAAGAAAAGCGATAA